In Haematobia irritans isolate KBUSLIRL chromosome 1, ASM5000362v1, whole genome shotgun sequence, a genomic segment contains:
- the LOC142228967 gene encoding uncharacterized protein LOC142228967: MSLEELKQQRTITKKNISRIKTVIEANAKNKNLSVADLKCRLGILESYFKQILSTQTKIESLDPDDSGRGDIEDLYCYISSTIQQQLTDEGHNTTLSESSFSIPVPTNKLPRLKLPSFNGKYSEYKNFITSFKQIIDREHGLSNIEKFNHLINCLQGHALETVKAFQITNENYPKALERLKSRYDNNTLIFMENISTLFELPDVSKPNSGQLRSLVDNVSALYSSLQSLGSDKDIVNAMLIHIVMQKVDGDTKRKWKDSLDFSQLPTWDDCSKVLERRCQYLESLDTNTNSRRPEHHSGKSSQKQSKQGYSFSCTKRVCALCSKSDHYIAQCQRFKDMDVPLRFENAKKLGLCINCLAKGHQVTNCPSSFKCKTCSRSHHTMLHRSQLGPRSTTPEPTPSTSSAVTNNTSASVHTHMEGS, translated from the coding sequence atGAGTTTGGAAGAATTAAAACAACAACGTACCATAAcgaagaaaaatatttctcgTATAAAAACAGTGATTGAGGCaaatgccaaaaataaaaatctttctGTCGCGGATTTGAAGTGTCGCCTTGGAATCTTAGAATCATATTTTAAGCAAATTCTTTCGacccaaacaaaaattgaaagtcTTGACCCTGATGATAGTGGTCGTGGAGACATTGAAGATTTGTATTGCTATATAAGTTCTACCATACAACAACAACTTACAGATGAAGGACATAACACAACATTGTCTGAATCATCATTTTCCATACCTGTACCAACAAATAAACTCCCTCGTTTAAAATTACCTAGCTTTAATGGGAAATACAGTgagtacaaaaatttcattacctcttttaaacaaattattgaTCGTGAACATGGGCTCTCCaacatcgaaaaattcaaccatttGATAAACTGCCTCCAAGGGCATGCTCTCGAAACTGTGAAAGCATTTCAAATCACCAATGAAAATTATCCCAAGGCTTTAGAACGTTTAAAATCTCGCTACGACAACAATACattgatttttatggaaaatatttcaacTCTTTTTGAACTTCCTGATGTCTCAAAGCCAAATTCTGGTCAATTAAGAAGCCTTGTGGATAATGTTTCAGCGCTTTACAGTTCATTACAATCGCTTGGTTCGGATAAAGATATTGTCAACGCAATGCTGATTCATATTGTTATGCAAAAGGTTGATGGCGATACCAAACGCAAATGGAAAGACTCTCTCGACTTTAGCCAATTGCCAACTTGGGATGATTGTTCCAAGGTTCTTGAAAGAAGATGTCAATATTTAGAATCACTTGACACAAACACAAATTCTCGTCGTCCGGAGCACCATTCTGGAAAATCTTCGCAAAAGCAATCCAAACAAGGATATTCTTTCTCGTGTACAAAACGTGTTTGTGCCCTTTGTTCTAAATCTGACCATTATATAGCTCAATGCCAACGCTTTAAAGATATGGATGTGCCCCTTAGGTTTGAAAATGCCAAAAAACTTGGTCTTTGCATTAATTGTCTTGCTAAAGGTCATCAAGTGACTAATTGTCCATCATCGTTTAAATGCAAAACCTGTTCTCGATCGCATCACACCATGCTTCATCGGTCCCAGTTGGGTCCAAGATCCACTACTCCAGAGCCAACGCCATCCACCTCCAGCGCTGTCACTAACAATACATCTGCCTCCGTCCATACACACATGGAAGGGTCGTGA